DNA sequence from the Acanthochromis polyacanthus isolate Apoly-LR-REF ecotype Palm Island chromosome 5, KAUST_Apoly_ChrSc, whole genome shotgun sequence genome:
AGGCTTAAAATCAGACGGTGAGTACACACCAACTCCTCAGGATGTCAGTCCCGTACACGCAGACTGCCAGCCTGAACAGTGACAAGCCACAGTCTGCAGGCTTCTATTCCAGCCACAATCCACACTGACAGGCACATTTGAATAAGAAGGAGAGTTGTTCTGTAGTTACCTACTGGTGTGATCAGTTGGACGTAAAACACTGCAGGCTTTCagctgtcagcagcagcatggcTGACCATCCCAGCATGCAGCAAAATTTCTCTTAACCTTTTCCTTACATTTCTCCTCTGTCCCGTCCACACGTGAGTTGCTACTTCAGCTTTGAACGATGTCCGGCAGTACCTGAGTGTTGAAGGAGGACAAGTCGCGGTGAGTCCTCATATCTAGTGATCATATAATTAATAAGTATCTGTCAGAGCTGTATAAGGAGagttttcctgctgtttcaGGTCTTCGATGCCACCAAATACGACAAGAGAAAGAAGAGGGACCATCGTCCAAGTTTGCTGAGCAGAATGGATTCAAGGTATCTTCAAGAGCTCTGTTTTCATCAGTAACCCAGACACAACGACCACCAAGTTCAACTTGTTTTCTTGTCAATTTAGGTATTTTTTGTGGAGTCAGTGTGTGAGGACCCAGATGTTCATTGCCAAAATATAGTGGTAAGCTTTGTCTTTTATTCAACACAGTATAGTTTATTAAGAAAGTGACATCATTCTCGTTTTTATTCTGAATATGCTTGGGGAAATGATTTGTTTTAAGCAAAGACAAGTTGTCTGAGAAATACACTCTGCCTGTTGTTTACTCAAATCCAGGAGCGCTTTGAATTAGTGAGAACTGAGGTGCATGCCATGTACTTTTAGAGGGAGTGTAGCTGAAGAGGacactttttatttctttactcaGTCTTACCTGCTTCCTTAATTACTCACTTACCTTGATTGCATAAAATAGTAATAACATGTCTACTTTGGTAGGTACAAGTCTGAAAAGCAGACCAGCCAGGTTAGAAGAGGGTGATATTGTTAGGTTTAGACTGAGACAAGCTGAATGTGAAAAAGGCTAAAAGCAATATCAGACAGCTGACTTCCATTTCCCCTTTTCCTCTGCTCACATCCTCTCCCTGTGTTTCCTCTTTGTAGCAAGTTAAGCTGGGAAGCCCAGATTACCTACACTGCAACTCAGACGAGGCGATAGAAGACTTCATGAAGAGAATTAAGTGTTACGAGTCGTCCTACCAGCCTCTGGATGAGGTTCTGGACAGGTGAAGACTCGTCAAAATGATTCTGAGCAGATTAAATCAGTTCAGCATTACAGATGTCTGACTAAACGTCTCATTCCAGAGATCTGTCCTACATAAAGATCATGGATGTGGGCCGTCGTTACCTTGTAAATCGTGTCGTCGACCACATCCAAAGCCGAATCGTTTACTACTTGATGAACATCCACATTACCCCACGCTCCATCTACCTCTGCCGCCACGGTGAGAGCGACCTCAACATCAAGGGACGAATTGGTGGAGACTCTGGCTTGTCTGCCAGAGGGAAAGAGGTGCGTTTGTGACTGCATAGTGAGTGTCGTCTTGAAAGACAGAAGAGAAATAGGTTTTTATTGGGTGGGTTTAAAGTGAATTTTCCGTCTCTTACCATCCAGTTTGCCAAACATCTGAGGAAATTCATCCAGGAGCAGAACATCAAAGATCTGAAAGTCTGGACGAGCCAGATGAAAAGAACAATCCAGACAGCAGAGTGCCTGGGAGTGCCATACGAGCAGTGGAAATCTCTCAACGAAATCGACGCCGTATGTCAACTTCTACATTTAGTGCAAAATTATCAGAAGGTATTTGTATAAAGGCTGAATACATATTCTCCTCTCTTTACCAAGGGAGTGTGTGAAGAAATGATGTACGAGGAGATCCAGGAGCATTACCCTCTGGAGTTCGCTCTTCGGGATCAAGACAAATATCGCTACCGCTATCCCAAAGGAGAAGTAAGACGATGACAAGAGTCTTTAAAATGTCTCACTGTTTTTAAAGAGGTGAATGAGTTTCTTATTGTGTCCTGAAAACCTGTAAGTGTCTGATGGTTCTGTGATTCTGCATCAGTCATATGAAGACCTAGTGCAGCGGCTGGAGCCTGTAATCATGGAGTTGGAGAGACAAGAGAACGTTCTGGTCGTTTGTCACCAGGCCGTCATGCGATGTCTTCTGCATACTTCCTGGATAAGACGCAAGTAAGAACGACTAAAGAGGCGAAGTGAAAGTCAGCtaacattttcagatttatttttttccagtttgacATATCGGGTAGTCTTTCTTTAGCTAAACTACTATTTATTGTAGAGTCTGGTGGTCCAGTTTcagcttgaaataaaatgttgtacatTCTGACAGTGCAACTTTTTACGACTTTGTTTCTGTCGCCACAGATGAGTTGCCTTATCTTAACTGCCCTTTGCACACTGTGTTGAAGTTGACCCCCGTGGCTTATGGTGAGTTATGTGATTTTTCTAGGCTTGGTACCATAAATAAATGTTGATAACAtaatttttctgtcacattaagctaccatctgaaaaaaaaatataaacggTGTTGTAGCCATTTGATGTAAACTTGCTACCTTAGTAACGACGttattaaatattattaatattgtaaCCTGCAAGTTTTTGCCACTTGATCTACAATCactaatattgttttgtttgctcTCACTCAGGATGTAAAGTGGAGTCGTGTATTTAGGCGTGGATTCTGTGAACACTCACAGAGACAGACCGGAGTAGGCTATCGCAGCAGCACACAGAAATGTCTCACAGCAGACTGTTGAACTCGCTGCATTTTAACCTCATCTGTGGCCTGCATCTCCCAGTCTGGAGGATCCCCTGCAGATACCACTGTATTGCACACATGTTTGTGCATCTTTCTCCTGAGCAGGTGTAGCTGTTAGTGCCAACTGGTCTCTTTCTTATTACACAGCGACTGTAAAAGTTCCACACAGTGCTTTGAAGCCATGTTCACTCTCCATCTACCGGTGATCCTTGACAGCATCACTTACCGTTGATACTTCTACCTCCATGTTGTCAGCACATGACTgacttttctcttcatttcaaTTTTTCCAATCTGTGGGCAACGGATACAGGCAGCTTCGTGCTGTTTTTCTATCAGGGCTTTTCCTCAGTTTTCCATCTTAGTAGAAGAGCCAATCTGGAATGCCACTTTCAGGGTAAATCACTCAGCTGTGCGTGTTTGCATTAATAACATTGTATGACACTTTATGCCCCCTCATTTGAGGATCTGATGCTCATGAGAAACCTCCAAATTTAGTAGAGAGACTAAATGAAGGTTAAGGTTGTGTTTCGGTTGAATGACCACaacagtgaatgaatgaatagatCATAAACAAGCAcattaatattgtttttaaactgtcttACATTTTATGTCGAAACATAATTTTTTCATAGTCTTGTATTTACATGAAGCCATTCACATTTACATTATGCATTGTGTAGCTTTTTAATACCTCTGTAATCTGGACAAATGATTAAGCCTAAACATATAGTTTTGCCGCACATAAAATTACGCACAATTTCATTGTCATTCCAGTAATGTGTTAGTTTTAAGCTAAGTCTTTGTGTGTATGCTAatgtttgttaatttttttaaatgtgaaggGTGAAATAAGCAATGTTTACCCAAATTTTAGATTGCCGTTAGAATAAAGTGTACTATGTTTTACTCTAAAGTCAGTGAGAATGTTAATTGTTGGATAAAAACTTGTTTTCCGTGTTTTGAGTTTGTCAAGGTTGATGCACTTGTGAACATAAAAATCCAgattgaaaataaataagttCTTTGTCATGTTACTTTTTCTGGTCAAAACGTTTATCTTGTCGAAGCTGAACTACAGTCAGGGGACATAATGTGTTGATAAGGACAATTGTCTTTATGTCATCCATGTTTAGTTGGATGTTAAGTTTGGCTATTGAATGATTTGTCTCAGTAGAGCTTTAGACAGTGTTATTTGCCAGTAAACTGCTATTTTATTGACTAAAATAATAGTGCGTTCTGTTTTGAATTTATAACTTCAGTGCCCAGAAATCCCTCTGCACCATGCTTCCATCTCTTTTGGAATATAACATTAACAGATGACTCttttaaaatatcattcaaataAACACTCATAAGGTACTTTCATAAACCTAAGATGACAGCATGATTCATTACATGCAATCATTCATTCAAGTTAACGCATGAGTCATGTTTTATATAAGTAATGCATATGAGAGTTATTAAGTGAACAAAAGTAAATCATTAAATGTCCAATAAGTAAAGTAGGGCTATAACTCGTGTTGCCCTCTTATCACCGTTTCAGAATGTGAATGTGCAGCGCAGCACTGAAGACGCTCTGCAGACGGTCCCAGCTCATTTCTAACCTCCTGCACCTTCAGCTGAGCCTCAGTCAGAACCTCTGaacagcatttttgggaaatgtgcTGTGAACTGCCTCCAGTCGCAGCTTCTTCACCGATACCGAGACATCTCCTCAGAATcatactgtaaagcactttcaCTAATTGtaatccttttttttaaacgtgTGTTTGTTTGAACTATACGTTGTGACTCAGTGGATCAAACTAAAGGCAGATGCCAATATTTTGATATGTGGATCTACTGTTACTGGTGCAATGATAATATTTTCGATTCTCACCATTGTCCTCCATGATTCTATTTAATATCTACTGTATATTGTGCACGGTGTAAACTGCCA
Encoded proteins:
- the pfkfb4b gene encoding LOW QUALITY PROTEIN: 6-phosphofructo-2-kinase/fructose-2,6-bisphosphatase 4b (The sequence of the model RefSeq protein was modified relative to this genomic sequence to represent the inferred CDS: deleted 2 bases in 2 codons), which encodes MSVPYTQTASLNIATSALNDVRQYLSVEGGQVAVFDATNTTRERRGTIVKFAEQNGFKVFFVESVCEDPDVHCQNIVQVKLGSPDYLHCNSDEAIEDFMKRIKCYESSYQPLDEVLDRDLSYIKIMDVGRRYLVNRVVDHIQSRIVYYLMNIHITPRSIYLCRHGESDLNIKGRIGGDSGLSARGKEFAKHLRKFIQEQNIKDLKVWTSQMKRTIQTAECLGVPYEQWKSLNEIDAGVCEEMMYEEIQEHYPLEFALRDQDKYRYRYPKGESYEDLVQRLEPVIMELERQENVLVVCHQAVMRCLLHTSWIRRK